TGGCAAGCAACTTCATCTTGCAGTGCTATACCAACCACAACGCCAGCCCTTCACCTTCCAAAAAGCTATGCATGCCTTTGCCTTAGCCTTTGATGAACTCCTTAGGCGACTAAGCACCTGTGAAATAAAGCAAGAACCTGCATAGAGAGGCGCTAGTGGAATACCTGACAATCCTCTCTGCAGGGGAGATTATCAAATGCAGCAACTGCAAGGGCAGATGTGCATCTTCAAAACGCAGCGCAAGACTGATGCAGATAGCGAAAGTGACGAAGAGCTTTTATGCTATCAGTCTAGACTCAAGCGAAGTGCATCACTTTACTATGCGCAATGCTCCTTAAAGTGAGTTTTTCGTATCTTGTTTTCTTGCTCAGTTCTAATTTACGCAATAACGCAATAGTTATGCAGCAATTGGTTCAAAATTCGCGGTCGGGCGCGATCACCGTCAAATCGGTGCCGCCGCCTGCCCTCAAGCGTGGAATGGTGCTGGTGCGCACCTGCTACAGCGTCATTAGTGCAGGCACAGAGCGTAGCAAGGTTGAGCTCGGCAAAAAGTCGCTCTTAGGCAAGGCTATGGCGCGCCCTGACTTGGTGAGGCTGGTCTTAAAGCAAATAAAGGAGCAGGGCTTGCTGGATACAGCCAGTCGCGTGCTCAATAAGCTAGGCACAGACTCTGCGATGGGCTACTCGTCCGCAGGGGTAGTGGTTGAAGTTGCAGACGATGTGTCCGAATTCCGAGTAGGAGATAAGGTCGCTTGTGCAGGCGGGGGATACGCCTCTCACGCTGAATTGGTGGTAGTGCCGAAAAACCTTGTGGCGAAAGTGCCTGAGGGCGTGTCGCTGCAAGATGCGGCTTACACGACACTCGGTGCAATCGCGCTGCAGGGTATTCGTCAAGCTGCACCTACACTGGGCGAGAGCGTGATGGTGATCGGTTTAGGACTGCTTGGGCAACTGCTGATTCAGTTGCTAAAAGCCAATGGCTGTCGAGTGATTGGCGTGGATATTAATCCTGATGCAATTGCATTAGCTCAGTTGCACGGTGCAGACCTTGCTCTGGTGCGCAGCGAGGAGACTATTAAGGAGCAGATTCTGGCTTTTACCGGTGGCTATGGTGTCGATGCGGTGATTATTACAGCGTCGACCACTTCAAATGACCCCGTGGAGTTTGCTGCTGAAGTGCTCCGTGACCGTGGGCGCGTCGTAATGGTCGGGGTAACAGGAATGAACTTGCCACGCTCGCCTTACTACTTGAAAGAACTAGAATTCAAACTGTCTCGCTCTTACGGTGCAGGTCGATACGACACAAACTATGAAGAGAAGGGTATGGATTATCCGATTGGCTATGTGCGTTGGACGGAGAAACGTAATATGCAAGCCTTTTTGCAGTTAGTCGCTGAAAAGAAAGTCTCGCTACAACACATCACCACGCACACCTTTCCGATTGAGCAAGGTGAAGAGGCCTACAAACTCATCACAGGCGAGCGAAAGGAGCGTTACATTGGCATTTTGCTGGACTACGGTGAGTTCGAGCTAAGCCAAACCTTCACACATCTTGCCCCGCAAGTAGCTGTCAATGGCACACACACAGTGCAACCGAATGCAAAGCGCATTGCTTTCATTGGTGCAGGCAGTTTTGCCACAGGCTACCTTATTCCGCATCTTAGGGCAATTGCAGGCGTAGAGCTGGAGGTAGTCTGCAATGCGACAGGATTGACTGCAGAAAGCGTGCGGCAAACTTTTGGCTTTAAGCGCGCAACTTCAAGTGTAGATGAGGTGTTAGGCGATCCGCACATCGGCACAGTCTTCATCGCCACGCGCCATAACTTACACGCTGAGCTGGTGATAAAAGCGCTGCAAGCTGAAAAGCATGTCTTTGTTGAAAAGCCGTTAGCAATAGATGAGAAAAGTCTTTGGCGCATTGCAGAAGAGGCGGAGAAGCGACCGCACCTTAAGTTGCTAACGGGGTTCAATCGTCGTTTCAGCGCCCCAATCAAGACAATGAAATCATACTTTCGCAGTTTGCAAGAGCCTATTTCGGTGCAATATCGCATCAATGCAGGGTCGCTGCCCCCTGACCACTGGACACAAGACCTTGATGAAGGGGGTGGCAGACTAATTGGGGAGGTCTGTCATTTTATTGACACGATTCAGTATCTTACCGACTCGGAGCCAGTGCGCGTCTATGCAGAAATGCTGCCGACACGCGTGCGTGAAAATCTGCTCATCACCATTCGCTTGGCAAATGGGAGTGTAGGCACGATTCAATATCTTTGCAATGGCGATAAACTTTATCCCAAAGAGCGAATTGAAATTTTCGGTGGCAACCGGATTGCCATTATGGAAAATTTCAAGACGGTGGTGCTCTCAGAGCAGGGAGCACAACGCATACGCAGCTTCAGTGGCGGCAAAGGGCACAAGGAAGAAGTAGAGGCCTTTATTGACTCGCTTGATACCCGTTCCTCACCCATTTCATTACGCAGCCAAGTGCTAACAACTTTGGCGACCTTCCGCATCAACCAAAGCCTGAACACGGGAATGCCAGAGGAACTTTAAGATTCGGGCGCACCGATGAATCCGCTGATTTATATCATTGATGATGACCCAAGTTTTCGCCTGCTCTTAGAGCGCACGCTATCTAAAGACTTTCGCATTCAAACCTTTGCTAAGGCAAGTGAGTGCCTGAGGGCAATGGAAACTTGCCTGCCTGCACTGGTGCTGACAGACTACACGATGCCTGACCTCAATGGCGTAGAGCTAACCAGCATTATTCGCCAGCGTTATCCGTCGGTCGCTGTGATTGTGCTGACAGGCTACGGCAGTGTGGAATCGGCGGTGGAGGCATTAAAAGCAGGTGCTTTTCACTACATTGAAAAAACACACACGGGCGCAGGGGTAACGGCAAACTTCACCGTGCTCCGCACCCTTATTTCTCGCGCCATTGAAAGTGTGTCGCTCAGGGAAGAGACAGCGCGCTACAAGTCTGAGGTTGAGCATCTCAAGCGAAAGGTGCGTGAGGCAGATGCGCCTGAGCTGATTGGCAACAGTCCTGCCATACAAGCCTTGCGCCAGATGGTGCAGCAAGTTGCCCAGATTGACTCCACCGTGCTGATTCGAGGTGAGACAGGCACAGGTAAAACCGTAGTGGCACGGCTGATTCACCGACTGTCGCCAAGAGAGGCCACAGGTGAATTTGTAGAAATCAACTGTGCAGCCATTCCAGAAAATTTGCTCGAGGCAGAGCTGTTTGGCTATGAGCCAGGGGCATTTACCGATGCACGCACCACAAAGAAAGGCTTGTTCGAAGTGGCGCATCGCGGCACGATTTTTCTCGATGAAATTGATGCAACCTCGCTGGTCGTGCAATCCAAGCTGCTTTCGGTGCTCGAGACACGCACCTTTCGCCGCTTGGGAGGCAATCAGCCGATTCGCGCAGATGTGCGCGTCATTGCGGCAACCAATGCCAAGATTGAAGAAAAGGTAGCTGAACAAAAGTTTCGAGAAGACCTCTTTTTCCGAATCAATGTGGTCTCAATTCAGATGCCGCCGCTGCGTGAACTGGGCGAGGATATCATCCTCATTGCCGAAAAGTTCCTATCGCAATTCTCTCGCGAAATGAATAAGCCAATTGCAGGGCTATCGGAGTCTGCCAAAGCTGCCTTGCGGCAGCACACTTGGAAAGGCAATGTGCGCGAGCTGCGCAATGTGATAGAGCGTGCGGTGATATTCACCGCGCCTGGCGAATGGATTCAGCCAGCACAGCTGGCGCTTTCGGCGGCACCGATGCCTGCACCCGTGCCATCTGTGCCACAGTTCACGATCCCAATTGGCACGCCGCTGGAAACCGTCAAGCTCGCCTACATTCAGGCAGTGCTGAAAGAATGTAGCAGTTTTACCGAAGCGGCAAAAATGTTAGGCATTTCCACCAAAGCCTTGTGGGAAATTCGCAAGCGGTACAACATTGACCAGCTCAACTTTTCCTTGCCGAACTCGCCGACGACTTAGTCCACGATTTTCCGAAGAAAGGCTGGTGTATCGGAGTTGGTCTTGCGAATCCGATCTTGCTCAGGTGTGAGTTTCGGTTTTTCAGGCGGCTCAGGCTCTGTTGGTTTCTCCAGCGGCTCAGGTGGCAGCTGACCCAAGCGGATGAATGCAGGTGTATCATCGCGCTTGTCTTGCTTTTCAAATATCTCTGCATTCATTCGATTAAGTTTGCTTTCAACCTGCGGGCTAACAGATTTGACCAACTCTTCTCGGCGCACCACACGCAATTGCTCGGCTGCGCTGCTGGACTTTCTTGAGGTCTTATTAAATCCAGTTGCAATCACGGTTACGCTAATTTCGCCAGGCACAGAATCGTCCTCGACAATGCCATGGATAATCGTTGCATCGCTGCCTGCCTGTTCATAGATGTAGTGCATCGCTTCCTGCGCATCGCGAATTTTGATGTCGCCTGTCAGATTCACTAGCACGCGTGAAGAGCCACGAATCGAGACGCCGTCGAGCAAGGGACTGGAGATAGCTTCCATGGCTGCTTTAAGTGCCCGATTTTCACCAGAAGCGGTCGCAGAGCCCATCACGGCATCACCAGCGTCGGTCATAACATTCCGCACATCGGCAAAATCAACATTCACGTGCCCATGTTTGGTGATAATTTCTGAAATGCCCTTTGCAGCACGGTAGAGCACGTCGTTTGCAAGGTTGTATGCCTCCTTGATGCTAAGATTGCCGTCAGCAAAGCTGAGGATTTTTTCGTTCTGCACTACAATCAGCGTGTCGACCTGACGACGCAATTCCTCAATGCCGCGCTCGGCAGTCTCCATGGTGCGCCGTCCTTCAAATTCAAATGGTTTGGTCACAATGCCGATAGTAAGAATGCCTAAGTTTTTGGCAATGCCAGCGATAACGGGCGCAGCACCAGTGCCTGTGCCTTTACCCATGCCCGCCGTGATGAAGAGCATATCGGTGCCACGCAGCAATTCCGAGATTTGCTCTCGGTCTTCTTCTGCGGCTTTCTTGCCAATTTCAGGATTGAAGCCTGCGCCCAGCCCTTTGGTGATGCTTTTTCCGATTTGGAAGCGTTGCGCAAGCGAATTGCTGAGGGCTTGCTGGTCGGTGTTAAACGCGATAAACTCCACGCCCTCAATGCCGCGCTCAATCATATTGTTGACGGCATTGCCGCCACAGCCGCCCACGCCAATGATTTTGATATTGGCGCCGACTTGCAAGTGAGACCGGTCAAGCTCAAATGGCATAGTGAGATCCTCCTTTGTCAGTCTAATTCAGATTGATGCATCGCTGCGCAAAGCGAAGACTCAGCACAGGTCCGCAAAACTTGGATATTCAGTATCATCGCTTCGTTTGGTTTAAATCTGGTCGAACCAATTTTTGAGTTTTCCCCAGAAGTTCTTTGTGGTCTTTCCATCAGTCTGAGCCGTTTCCGCTACTGGCTCATCAGCAGCCGATTCTTCTTTGGCGGTGCTGGAGGCAGCAATCTGTTCTTGCTGCTCCAAGTCTTTGATAGCACGCAAGACTAAGCCGACTGCTGTGGCATAGATTGGCGAGTTCAGTTCGCCCACCATTCCGCCGCTCAATCCTTCTGGATAGCCAATGCGCACATCAAGCCCGAGCACTTCCTGCGCCAGAGCTTGATTGCCGTGAATAAGGCTACCGCCTCCTGTAATGATGGCGCCTGCGTTGAGGTAATTGTAGTACCCTGAGCGCTTGAGCACAGCGCGCACATATTCAAAAATTTCGGTCATTCGAGCTTCAATGATGTTGGTGAGTGTGCTGCGCATAAAGGTTTTAGGGGCGCGTCCCTCAATGCCTTGTACTAGAATCTCCTCATCTTTGATAAGGTCGCGAGAGTAAGCGCAGCCGTGCCGAATCTTTAACTCTTCGGCAACTTCGTGCAGAGTTTTCAGCCCGATGGCGACATCGTTGGTGACATCAATTGCTGCCCACTTAATCACTTCGGAGTGGCGAATCACACCTTTTGTGTAAATAGCTACATCTGTAGTGCCGCCGCCAATATCAACAACGGCTACACCAGACTTGCGCTC
This genomic interval from Chloroherpetonaceae bacterium contains the following:
- a CDS encoding sigma-54 dependent transcriptional regulator yields the protein MNPLIYIIDDDPSFRLLLERTLSKDFRIQTFAKASECLRAMETCLPALVLTDYTMPDLNGVELTSIIRQRYPSVAVIVLTGYGSVESAVEALKAGAFHYIEKTHTGAGVTANFTVLRTLISRAIESVSLREETARYKSEVEHLKRKVREADAPELIGNSPAIQALRQMVQQVAQIDSTVLIRGETGTGKTVVARLIHRLSPREATGEFVEINCAAIPENLLEAELFGYEPGAFTDARTTKKGLFEVAHRGTIFLDEIDATSLVVQSKLLSVLETRTFRRLGGNQPIRADVRVIAATNAKIEEKVAEQKFREDLFFRINVVSIQMPPLRELGEDIILIAEKFLSQFSREMNKPIAGLSESAKAALRQHTWKGNVRELRNVIERAVIFTAPGEWIQPAQLALSAAPMPAPVPSVPQFTIPIGTPLETVKLAYIQAVLKECSSFTEAAKMLGISTKALWEIRKRYNIDQLNFSLPNSPTT
- the ftsZ gene encoding cell division protein FtsZ encodes the protein MPFELDRSHLQVGANIKIIGVGGCGGNAVNNMIERGIEGVEFIAFNTDQQALSNSLAQRFQIGKSITKGLGAGFNPEIGKKAAEEDREQISELLRGTDMLFITAGMGKGTGTGAAPVIAGIAKNLGILTIGIVTKPFEFEGRRTMETAERGIEELRRQVDTLIVVQNEKILSFADGNLSIKEAYNLANDVLYRAAKGISEIITKHGHVNVDFADVRNVMTDAGDAVMGSATASGENRALKAAMEAISSPLLDGVSIRGSSRVLVNLTGDIKIRDAQEAMHYIYEQAGSDATIIHGIVEDDSVPGEISVTVIATGFNKTSRKSSSAAEQLRVVRREELVKSVSPQVESKLNRMNAEIFEKQDKRDDTPAFIRLGQLPPEPLEKPTEPEPPEKPKLTPEQDRIRKTNSDTPAFLRKIVD
- a CDS encoding bi-domain-containing oxidoreductase, which codes for MQQLVQNSRSGAITVKSVPPPALKRGMVLVRTCYSVISAGTERSKVELGKKSLLGKAMARPDLVRLVLKQIKEQGLLDTASRVLNKLGTDSAMGYSSAGVVVEVADDVSEFRVGDKVACAGGGYASHAELVVVPKNLVAKVPEGVSLQDAAYTTLGAIALQGIRQAAPTLGESVMVIGLGLLGQLLIQLLKANGCRVIGVDINPDAIALAQLHGADLALVRSEETIKEQILAFTGGYGVDAVIITASTTSNDPVEFAAEVLRDRGRVVMVGVTGMNLPRSPYYLKELEFKLSRSYGAGRYDTNYEEKGMDYPIGYVRWTEKRNMQAFLQLVAEKKVSLQHITTHTFPIEQGEEAYKLITGERKERYIGILLDYGEFELSQTFTHLAPQVAVNGTHTVQPNAKRIAFIGAGSFATGYLIPHLRAIAGVELEVVCNATGLTAESVRQTFGFKRATSSVDEVLGDPHIGTVFIATRHNLHAELVIKALQAEKHVFVEKPLAIDEKSLWRIAEEAEKRPHLKLLTGFNRRFSAPIKTMKSYFRSLQEPISVQYRINAGSLPPDHWTQDLDEGGGRLIGEVCHFIDTIQYLTDSEPVRVYAEMLPTRVRENLLITIRLANGSVGTIQYLCNGDKLYPKERIEIFGGNRIAIMENFKTVVLSEQGAQRIRSFSGGKGHKEEVEAFIDSLDTRSSPISLRSQVLTTLATFRINQSLNTGMPEEL
- the ftsA gene encoding cell division protein FtsA; the encoded protein is MAKDKIVVGLDIGTTKICAVIARKDEFGKINVLGVGRAPSEGLSRAAVVNINKTVDAIRHAVREAEHTASYTIKGVNVGISGEHVQCIKAHAEVSINPTGIVNYSDVMRFVEKAKANLKHLDVEREIIHAIPQEFIVDDQEGVLDPIGIIGTTMKGSVYVVLGMKTKVRNIQQCVEKAGLTINGMTFEPIASGMAVMKESERKSGVAVVDIGGGTTDVAIYTKGVIRHSEVIKWAAIDVTNDVAIGLKTLHEVAEELKIRHGCAYSRDLIKDEEILVQGIEGRAPKTFMRSTLTNIIEARMTEIFEYVRAVLKRSGYYNYLNAGAIITGGGSLIHGNQALAQEVLGLDVRIGYPEGLSGGMVGELNSPIYATAVGLVLRAIKDLEQQEQIAASSTAKEESAADEPVAETAQTDGKTTKNFWGKLKNWFDQI